One genomic segment of Mytilus trossulus isolate FHL-02 chromosome 4, PNRI_Mtr1.1.1.hap1, whole genome shotgun sequence includes these proteins:
- the LOC134715023 gene encoding collagen alpha-1(X) chain-like, whose protein sequence is MTLRCLQNRRFYKFTMELLLFVFSALYLCVAAQECMIDNIQDEISSLRTELLGLSSDMGDMKIQKVEPVHRRAKREAALLLGAQGVAGPPGRRGSTGRPGAPGATGKNGSPGTEGLRGNKGLKGGKGNRGDIGVKGPKGEDGPKGHHGAPGHQGHRAPDGREGPTGPKGHKGQDGYRGQKGKAGRTAVKGQKGESGLRGNDGLFGSPGDQGGKGEKGMPGPIGKQGKRGVPGLPGFWGFVGNKGDPGLPGQQGTRGQKGGLGIVGEPGPRGPIGGDMM, encoded by the exons ATGACGTTGCGCTGTCTGCAAAACCGAAGATTTTACAAGTTTACAATGGAGCTGCTTCTCTTTGTATTTTCTGCATTATATTTGTGTGTAGCTGCACAAGAATGTATGATAGACAATATCCAGGATGAAATATCAAGCTTAAGGACAGAATTATTAGGACTATCTTCTGATATGGGTGATATGAAAATCCAAAAAGTCGAACCAG tTCACAGAAGAGCAAAAAGAGAAGCAGCTTTATTATTGGGAGCCCAGGGTGTGGCTGGACCTCCGGGACGACGAGGTTCTACTG GACGTCCTGGAGCCCCTGGTGCAACTGGAAAGAACGGATCTCCCGGTACTGAAGGTCTTAGAGGGAATAAAGGACTGAAAGGCGGTAAAGGTAACCGTGGCGATATAGGAGTTAAGGGTCCAAAAGGAGAAGATGGACCAAAAGGACATCATGGTGCACCTGGCCACCAAGGTCATAGAGCTCCAGATGGTCGCGAGGGACCAACAGGACCAAAAGGACACAAAGGACAGGACGGTTACCGAGGACAAAAAGGGAAGGCTGGACGAACAGCTGTGAAAGGACAGAAAGGAGAATCAGGACTTCGAGGTAATGATGGACTGTTTGGATCACCAGGTGACCAGGGAGGAAAAGGAGAAAAGGGAATGCCTGGACCAATAGGGAAACAAGGAAAACGTGGCGTTCCAGGATTGCCTGGATTTTGGGGTTTTGTAGGGAATAAAGGCGACCCTGGACTTCCAGGACAACAAGGAACAAGAGGACAGAAAGGCGGGCTTGGAATTGTTGGCGAGCCAGGCCCTCGTGGGCCAATAGGCGGAGATAtgatgtaa
- the LOC134715018 gene encoding hillarin-like — protein sequence MGTGASVGENLPKDKKTGTNLREPEEEDVNVPDIPRDDIYPSPHPSLIKKNDIYQSWKYRDVVNHVIKAPPRLQRSFDDLIAYLAHPFRHEMQKLRAIFVWVCTQHIDGMSFKGFTDKMTTQDHAVTPLGYFKLIKYKRASYATFLALLCRKAGIKCVVIKGISKSMGYNVGDKDLSKLRTKWNAVYIKDSWRLIHPLWACKSVIGKADYNSWTAFSENEEENVEGWTVQKINDFFFLTDPLDFIHFCFPDDPGWQLLANQFTSKRYIQLPFVQEAYFRMGFRLLTQHSCILKSMNGQIEVVIRIPEKEKVQMNFELLYSKKNVTNIEGDRYKLDRFVIMSNDGKRYSFLVRFPHEGIYKFSVFGGGLRHSVIPWLADFQLKCDKTRLNAQPIPVAPWIGFGVTYAFDDCGLANPTERNGVLYMKVFHDTVLSFDVTRPIQIEMKLKHNTLKQRELEHRITWKKSPSRFDVFVKIPQAGDYVIRIFIRDKGSRGKYRNCINYLVTTDEPIYKTRKGYEDAAERNLRNTVKDVTSQRDINRLKDTIIKFKKAGLDDKGEYTKASVRLELLEVKQGLLDGINARNKALLIKSIQNAKDGGYSKKLAKLIQQAEETLEEIQKLGLHPIPNINKKIISELVSYKVPHQIVYDMSYATFILLGEKEDNIKEWDYMKGLMKKTGRDNIMNRFKNFRLDDVPTREIGIAQKLVVDYDESQIRQISIGATSLFNWLIEILQVKYAGSPTERSNNIGYQR from the exons ATGGGCACCGGAGCCTCTGTTGGGGAAAACTTACCAAAAGACAAGAAAACTGGCACAAACTTACGGGAACCAGAAGAGGAAGAC GTGAATGTTCCAGATATACCAAGGGATGACATATATCCATCACCACACCCAAGTCTTATAAAGAAGAATGATATATATCAATCCTGGAAGTACAGAGATGTCGTTAACCATGTCATCAAG GCACCACCACGTTTGCAGCGATCATTTGATGACCTGATCGCATATTTGGCACATCCTTTTCGACATGAAATGCAGAAACTTCGAGCCATCTTTGTTTGGGTGTGTACACAACACATTGACGGAATGTCATTCAAAGGATTCACagataaaatgacaacacaagaCCATGCAGTCACGCCTCTCGGATACtttaaattgattaaatataagagaGCATCATATGCCACATTCCTGGCACTTCTTTGCAG GAAAGCTGGTATCAAATGtgttgttatcaaaggtatctcTAAGAGTATGGGTTACAACGTGGGAGATAAGGATTTGTCGAAACTGAGAACAAAATGGAATGCAGTCTACATCAAAGATAGCTGGAGATTGATCCATCCATTATGGGCATGTAAGTCTGTCATAGGCAAGGCAGATTATAACTCGTGGACagcattttctgaaaatgaagaagaaaatgtAGAAGGTTGGACCGTTCagaaaattaatgatttcttcTTTCTGACAGATCCATTGGATTTCATACATTTCTGTTTTCCTGATGATCCTGGATGGCAACTTCTTGCCAACCAGTTCACTTCAAAAAGATATATCCAATTACCATTCGTACAAGAAGCATATTTTAGAATGGGATTTCGTTTACTTACACAACATTCCTGTATCTTAAAGTCAATGAATGGACAGATTGAAGTAGTGATTCGTATACCAGAAAAAGAGAAAGTACAAATGAACTTTGAGCTTTTATACAGTAAGAAAAACGTTACAAACATTGAAGGCGATCGGTATAAATTAGATCGATTTGTCATTATGAGCAATGATGGCAAGAGATACTCATTTCTAGTAAGATTTCCACATGAGggtatttacaaattttcagTGTTCGGTGGAGGACTCAGACACTCAGTTATACCATGGTTAGCCGACTTCCAGCTTAAATGTGATAAAACTAGACTGAATGCCCAACCAATACCCGTTGCACCATGGATCGGCTTCGGTGTGACGTATGCCTTTGATGACTGTGGTTTGGCGAACCCAACCGAAAGAAATGGTGTTTTGTACATGAAAGTGTTTCACGACACTGTCTTGTCATTTGACGTCACTCGTCCAATTCAAATCGAGATGAAACTCAAACATAATACTCTGAAGCAAAGAGAGCTTGAACATAGAATAACATGGAAGAAGTCTCCGTCTCGCTTTGACGTTTTCGTGAAGATCCCACAGGCTGGAGATTATGTGATTAGAATATTCATAAGAGACAAAGGATCTAGAGGGAAATACAGGAACTGTATCAATTATCTGGTTACCACTGACGAACCCATCTACAAAACTAGAAAAGGCTACGAG GATGCAGCAGAAAGAAATTTACGAAACACAGTTAAGGATGTAACTagtcaaagagacatcaaccgTTTGAAAGATAcgattatcaaatttaaaaaggcTGGACTTGATGACAAGGGAGAATACACAAAAGCCAGCGTGAGACTTGAGCTATTGGAGGTCAAACAAG GTTTATTAGATGGAATAAACGCAAGAAATAAGGCTTTGTTGATAAAATCTATTCAAAATGCCAAAGATGGCGGCTACAGTAAAAAGTTGGCCAAGCTGATTCAACAAGCTGAAGAAACATTAGAAGAAATACAAAAGCTTGGATTGCATCCTATTCCAAATATCAACAAGAAAATTATATCTGAGCTGGTATCTTACAAAGTCCCTCACCAAATTGTCTATGACATGTCCTATGCAACTTTCATACTTCTTGGAGAAAAGGAAGATAATATAAAG GAGTGGGACTACATGAAAGGTCTGATGAAGAAGACGGGTCGTGATAACATAATGAATCGTTTTAAGAACTTCAGACTTGACGACGTGCCCACAAGAGAAATTGGAATTGCACAGAAATTGGTAGTAGACTACGATGAATCTCAAATTAGACAAATCAGCATTGGCGCCACATCTTTATTCAACTGG